A stretch of Tenrec ecaudatus isolate mTenEca1 chromosome 2, mTenEca1.hap1, whole genome shotgun sequence DNA encodes these proteins:
- the JMJD4 gene encoding 2-oxoglutarate and iron-dependent oxygenase JMJD4, whose amino-acid sequence MDEETRVFAEKHFQDLRDRLPVAASRTPDCVDFIENPDAFSYKDFFKGYLLPNVPCVFSRAFTEDWGSRKCWVTPDGKPNFDYLLQTYGDMVVPVANCGVQEYNSNPKEHMPLRDYIKYWKEYIQGDYSSPKGCLYLKDWHLCRDSSTEDVYSLPVYFSSDWLNEYWDAINVDDYRFVYMGPMGSWSPFHADIFRSYSWSVNVCGRKKWFLFPPGQEEALRDCHGNLPYNVTSSALLDVRLHPAYARCSTPLEVIQEAGEMLYVPSGWHHQVHNLDDTISINHNWVNGCNLAPMWHFLQQELHAVQQEIREWRDAMPDWHHHCQVIMKACTGINYEEFYQFLKIIAERRILTMAPGTTARAAANTGLSTQQAAFDASRIAEVLVSLIANPDFQRVDASAFSLQPGELLRQLEEAIPAAASL is encoded by the exons ATGGACGAGGAGACGCGCGTGTTCGCCGAGAAGCACTTCCAAGACCTCCGGGATCGTCTGCCAGTCGCAGCCAGCCGGACCCCAGACTGCGTGGACTTCATCGAGAACCCCGACGCCTTCTCCTACAAGGACTTCTTTAAGGGCTACTTACTTCCCAACGTGCCCTGTGTTTTCTCCAGAGCCTTCACCGAGGACTGGGGCAGCAGGAAGTGCTGGGTGACGCCCGATGGGAAGCCCAACTTTGATTATCTGCTCCAGACTTACG GTGACATGGTTGTACCTGTGGCAAACTGCGGAGTTCAGGAATACAACTCCAATCCCAAAGAACACATGCCCTTAAGAGACTACATCAAGTACTGGAAAGAGTACATCCAGGGGGACTACTCCTCGCCCAAAGGCTGTCTGTACCTCAAAGACTGGCACCTGTGCAG GGACTCCTCCACAGAGGACGTGTACTCCCTGCCCGTGTACTTCTCATCAGACTGGCTGAACGAATACTGGGACGCCATCAACGTGGATGACTACCGCTTCGTCTACATGGGGCCTATGGGCAGCTG GTCACCATTCCATGCCGACATCTTCCGCTCCTACAGCTGGTCTGTCAACGTCTGCGGGAGGAAAAAGTGGTTCTTGTTTCCACCAGGGCAGGAAGAAGCCCTGCGGGATTGCCATGGGAACCTACCCTACAATGTGACCTCATCCGCACTCCTTGACGTCCGCCTGCACCCGGCATATGCTCGCTGCAGCACACCATTGGAGGTTATCCAGGAAGCAGGCGAGATGCTGTACGTGCCCAGTGGATGGCATCACCAGGTCCACAACCTG GACGACACCATCTCTATCAACCACAACTGGGTCAACGGTTGTAACCTGGCTCCCATGTGGCACTTCCTGCAACAGGAGCTCCATGCTGTGCAGCAAGAGATCAGGGAATGGAGAGATGCCATGCCCGACTGGCACCACCACTGCCAG GTGATCATGAAGGCCTGTACAGGGATCAACTACGAAGAGTTTTACCAGTTCCTCAAGATCATCGCGGAGAGGAGAATCCTCACCATGGCACCTGGGACAACAGCAAGGGCTGCTGCCAACACCGGGCTGAGCACCCAGCAGGCTGCTTTTGATGCCAGTCGCATCGCAGAGGTGTTGGTGTCGTTGATAGCCAACCCAGACTTCCAAAGAGTGGACGCTAGCGCCTTCTCCCTGCAGCCGGGGGAGCTCCTGAGGCAGCTAGAGGAGGCCATCCCTGCTGCGGCGAGCCTTTAG